A single Musa acuminata AAA Group cultivar baxijiao chromosome BXJ2-1, Cavendish_Baxijiao_AAA, whole genome shotgun sequence DNA region contains:
- the LOC135598978 gene encoding cell division cycle 20.2, cofactor of APC complex-like isoform X1, producing MASSRSRRVEYDRFIPVRSAMDMDFARCALTMPSRPQRDGSIESPSSAAYQKLLVQCILKNRSRIFAFKSAPESPADKVCQFDEDNRPHKKQQRRIPKDPDRVLAAYDIIDDDRLNLLDWGSNNVLAIGLNDTVYIWNAANKSGTKFSRALENNSPVTSISWSPDGKVLAVAFGNSDLDLVDAATGRLLVGIQGDSHSFVCSLAWRSNAILTTGKSDGSVVDYDIRKDDRAICDYKGHRLEVCSLKWSELFGRYLASGGKDKLVHIWDARMAVANHHPCQHQLLHKINNHTSTVRALDWCPTRSNLLASGGGRNDHCIKFWNAANGVCLNSIDTGSEVCALLWDKNKSELLTSHGFPNNQLTLWNYTSMTRKAELFGHSSRVLYLAGSPLGGVVASAAEDETLKFWNVFETPKPPKPKANTMPFAQFSVIR from the coding sequence ATGGCTTCTTCTCGTTCCAGGCGTGTGGAGTACGACCGCTTCATCCCGGTCCGATCGGCGATGGACATGGACTTCGCGCGCTGTGCTCTAACCATGCCTTCCAGACCTCAGCGTGATGGTTCGATAGAATCCCCATCGAGTGCAGCGTACCAAAAACTTCTTGTTCAATGTATTTTGAAGAACAGATCTCGCATTTTCGCATTCAAGAGTGCACCCGAATCACCGGCCGACAAGGTGTGCCAATTTGACGAGGACAATCGACCGCACAAGAAGCAACAGAGACGAATCCCAAAAGATCCAGATAGGGTTTTGGCTGCTTATGACATCATAGATGATGATAGGTTGAATCTCctcgactggggaagcaataatgtgttggcGATTGGCCTCAATGACACAGTGTACATATGGAATGCTGCGAATAAGTCTGGTACGAAGTTTTCACGAGCCTTAGAAAACAACAGCCCTGTCACTAGCATCAGCTGGTCCCCAGACGGCAAAGTTCTCGCTGTCGCATTTGGCAATTCAGATTTAGATCTGGTTGATGCAGCAACAGGACGTCTGTTGGTTGGGATCCAAGGTGACAGCCACTCCTTTGTTTGTTCACTTGCCTGGAGAAGTAATGCAATCTTGACGACTGGGAAATCCGATGGTAGTGTTGTTGATTATGACATTAGAAAAGATGACCGGGCCATCTGTGACTATAAAGGGCATCGACTTGAagtttgtagtcttaaatggtccGAGTTGTTTGGGCGATATCTGGCAAGCGGAGGGAAGGACAAACTTGTGCACATATGGGACGCCCGCATGGCTGTTGCAAATCACCATCCGTGCCAACATCAATTGCTTCACAAGATCAACAACCACACTTCCACTGTGAGGGCCCTTGATTGGTGCCCTACCAGGAGCAATCtgctggcttctggtggaggACGCAATGATCATTGCATTAAGTTTTGGAATGCTGCTAATGGTGTTTGCTTGAACTCAATTGATACCGGCTCTGAAGTTTGTGCGTTGTTGTGGGACAAGAACAAATCTGAATTGCTGACCTCCCATGGGTTTCCAAACAATCAACTCACCCTATGGAATTACACATCCATGACGAGAAAAGCTGAGCTTTTTGGTCATTCATCTCGTGTTCTTTACTTAGCTGGGAGCCCATTGGGTGGTGTAGTAGCTTCTGCTGCAGAAGATGAGACACTCAAGTTCTGGAATGTCTTTGAGACTCCCAAACCACCAAAACCTAAAGCAAACACTATGCCCTTTGCCCAATTTAGTGTCATAAGATGA
- the LOC135598978 gene encoding cell division cycle 20.2, cofactor of APC complex-like isoform X2: MDMDFARCALTMPSRPQRDGSIESPSSAAYQKLLVQCILKNRSRIFAFKSAPESPADKVCQFDEDNRPHKKQQRRIPKDPDRVLAAYDIIDDDRLNLLDWGSNNVLAIGLNDTVYIWNAANKSGTKFSRALENNSPVTSISWSPDGKVLAVAFGNSDLDLVDAATGRLLVGIQGDSHSFVCSLAWRSNAILTTGKSDGSVVDYDIRKDDRAICDYKGHRLEVCSLKWSELFGRYLASGGKDKLVHIWDARMAVANHHPCQHQLLHKINNHTSTVRALDWCPTRSNLLASGGGRNDHCIKFWNAANGVCLNSIDTGSEVCALLWDKNKSELLTSHGFPNNQLTLWNYTSMTRKAELFGHSSRVLYLAGSPLGGVVASAAEDETLKFWNVFETPKPPKPKANTMPFAQFSVIR; encoded by the coding sequence ATGGACATGGACTTCGCGCGCTGTGCTCTAACCATGCCTTCCAGACCTCAGCGTGATGGTTCGATAGAATCCCCATCGAGTGCAGCGTACCAAAAACTTCTTGTTCAATGTATTTTGAAGAACAGATCTCGCATTTTCGCATTCAAGAGTGCACCCGAATCACCGGCCGACAAGGTGTGCCAATTTGACGAGGACAATCGACCGCACAAGAAGCAACAGAGACGAATCCCAAAAGATCCAGATAGGGTTTTGGCTGCTTATGACATCATAGATGATGATAGGTTGAATCTCctcgactggggaagcaataatgtgttggcGATTGGCCTCAATGACACAGTGTACATATGGAATGCTGCGAATAAGTCTGGTACGAAGTTTTCACGAGCCTTAGAAAACAACAGCCCTGTCACTAGCATCAGCTGGTCCCCAGACGGCAAAGTTCTCGCTGTCGCATTTGGCAATTCAGATTTAGATCTGGTTGATGCAGCAACAGGACGTCTGTTGGTTGGGATCCAAGGTGACAGCCACTCCTTTGTTTGTTCACTTGCCTGGAGAAGTAATGCAATCTTGACGACTGGGAAATCCGATGGTAGTGTTGTTGATTATGACATTAGAAAAGATGACCGGGCCATCTGTGACTATAAAGGGCATCGACTTGAagtttgtagtcttaaatggtccGAGTTGTTTGGGCGATATCTGGCAAGCGGAGGGAAGGACAAACTTGTGCACATATGGGACGCCCGCATGGCTGTTGCAAATCACCATCCGTGCCAACATCAATTGCTTCACAAGATCAACAACCACACTTCCACTGTGAGGGCCCTTGATTGGTGCCCTACCAGGAGCAATCtgctggcttctggtggaggACGCAATGATCATTGCATTAAGTTTTGGAATGCTGCTAATGGTGTTTGCTTGAACTCAATTGATACCGGCTCTGAAGTTTGTGCGTTGTTGTGGGACAAGAACAAATCTGAATTGCTGACCTCCCATGGGTTTCCAAACAATCAACTCACCCTATGGAATTACACATCCATGACGAGAAAAGCTGAGCTTTTTGGTCATTCATCTCGTGTTCTTTACTTAGCTGGGAGCCCATTGGGTGGTGTAGTAGCTTCTGCTGCAGAAGATGAGACACTCAAGTTCTGGAATGTCTTTGAGACTCCCAAACCACCAAAACCTAAAGCAAACACTATGCCCTTTGCCCAATTTAGTGTCATAAGATGA